A window from Lachnoanaerobaculum umeaense encodes these proteins:
- a CDS encoding carbohydrate ABC transporter permease — protein sequence MKRKKSFLSQSTSDKVFTLGGNIFLGLFVFSIIIPIIYIIVASFIDPVTLQNSGISFDFSKWTATAYERVISNKQIWVGFYNAIVYSVVFTVVSVMITLLAAYPMSRPDFRGRKLINIIFVITMFFGGGLIPTYLVISDLGLLNSMWAIILPGAFSVWNMIIARTYYQNIPAELREAAEVDGANEITYFFKILLPVCKPVIAVLVLWQFVVMWNSYFDAMVYLSDEAKQPLQLVLRAILIQNQPQSGMIADIQSTAARAQIGELLKYATIIISSLPLIAMYPFFQKYFDAGIMAGSVKG from the coding sequence ATGAAGAGGAAAAAATCATTTTTATCACAAAGTACTTCAGATAAAGTGTTTACCCTTGGCGGAAATATCTTTTTGGGACTTTTTGTTTTTTCGATAATCATACCGATAATATATATTATCGTAGCATCATTTATTGATCCTGTAACATTGCAAAACAGCGGTATAAGCTTTGACTTCAGCAAATGGACAGCCACAGCATATGAGCGTGTAATAAGTAATAAACAGATCTGGGTAGGATTTTACAATGCTATAGTGTATTCAGTGGTTTTTACAGTGGTATCTGTAATGATTACACTTCTTGCAGCATATCCTATGTCAAGACCTGACTTTCGTGGAAGAAAGTTAATCAATATTATCTTCGTTATTACAATGTTTTTTGGAGGAGGACTTATTCCGACATATCTTGTTATCAGTGATTTGGGCTTATTAAACAGTATGTGGGCAATTATTCTTCCGGGTGCATTCAGCGTTTGGAACATGATCATTGCAAGAACTTACTACCAGAATATACCTGCTGAGCTTCGTGAGGCGGCAGAGGTGGACGGTGCCAATGAAATAACATATTTCTTTAAAATACTTTTGCCTGTATGTAAGCCTGTAATAGCGGTGCTGGTGCTATGGCAATTTGTCGTAATGTGGAATAGTTACTTTGATGCAATGGTATATTTAAGTGATGAAGCAAAGCAACCGTTACAGCTTGTACTTCGTGCAATATTGATACAGAATCAACCTCAATCAGGTATGATTGCAGATATTCAAAGTACAGCGGCAAGAGCACAAATCGGTGAGCTTTTAAAATATGCAACTATTATTATTTCTTCTCTGCCTCTGATTGCAATGTATCCGTTCTTCCAAAAATATTTTGATGCGGGTATAATGGCAGGTTCTGTAAAGGGTTGA
- a CDS encoding ABC transporter permease, with the protein METKRQDVNVKKPESMLSYMSKHWELYIIFIGPALLLTLIFRYLPMGGILIAFQRFNPIKGIVGSEWVGFKFFERFLSSPDFMRYLANTLKLSAYGLLWGFPVPIILALLLNRIGSNNIKKKIQTILYMPNFVSVIVLCGMVRILLSVTGPINHLFGSSINFMTMPEAFRSIYIFSGIWQGAGWASIMYTAALSNASQELREAAELDGANIWQQIKVVDWPAIKDIVVIQFIMQAGNIMSIGFEKAYALQTDMNLKSSEIIATYVYKKGLLDGDYSFSTAVGLFNTVINVILLIAINKIVAKMNDGKGI; encoded by the coding sequence ATGGAAACAAAACGTCAAGATGTAAATGTTAAAAAACCGGAATCAATGCTCAGTTATATGTCGAAACACTGGGAACTCTATATTATTTTTATAGGGCCGGCACTTTTGTTGACACTTATATTTAGGTATCTTCCAATGGGCGGTATTTTAATCGCATTTCAAAGGTTTAATCCCATTAAGGGAATAGTCGGAAGTGAATGGGTCGGATTTAAGTTCTTCGAGCGTTTCCTATCATCACCTGATTTTATGAGATATTTAGCCAATACATTGAAACTGAGTGCCTATGGATTACTTTGGGGATTTCCGGTTCCTATCATTTTGGCATTACTGTTAAACAGAATTGGAAGCAATAATATAAAAAAGAAAATTCAAACAATACTGTATATGCCGAATTTTGTTTCTGTTATTGTACTTTGCGGTATGGTAAGAATTCTCCTTTCAGTCACAGGTCCTATTAATCATCTGTTCGGATCAAGTATAAACTTTATGACGATGCCGGAAGCATTCAGAAGTATTTATATTTTTTCAGGTATCTGGCAGGGTGCAGGCTGGGCGTCTATTATGTACACGGCTGCACTTTCCAATGCAAGTCAGGAGCTTCGTGAGGCGGCTGAGCTGGACGGTGCAAATATCTGGCAACAGATTAAAGTGGTTGACTGGCCTGCAATCAAGGATATCGTTGTGATTCAATTCATTATGCAGGCAGGAAATATTATGAGTATCGGTTTTGAAAAAGCCTATGCATTACAAACCGATATGAACTTAAAATCATCTGAGATTATTGCAACTTATGTGTATAAGAAAGGTCTTCTGGACGGAGATTACAGCTTTTCTACTGCGGTAGGTCTTTTCAATACCGTTATCAATGTTATATTGTTGATTGCCATTAACAAGATCGTGGCAAAGATGAATGATGGAAAGGGAATTTAG
- a CDS encoding LacI family DNA-binding transcriptional regulator, giving the protein MSQRITLQDIADELGVSRNTVSKAINNTGILSESTKKKVLAKAIEMGYKQFSYVDFDNVSNQLQINNEKTEIALLTTWFLNGSHFSAPMLDKFQLEISKFGYSMSMHIVRDEDIKNLTLPASLHNDRLAGIMCIEVFDYEYASMLSTLDIPVLFLDSPIDAHKEPLGVDKLLMENSSPIISFISREVQKGISRIGYVGEYLHCQSFFERYMAYRTGMNLHKLQINENWCLTGNKPGKLHPDTNDYQSYLQEELEKLSVLPEVFICANDFVASDLINVLNKMNIKVPKEIKVLGFDDAPEARIISPNLSSVHIHSQILGFSATQLLLSRIKDPDMNFRTMHCETNLVLRESTGD; this is encoded by the coding sequence ATGTCACAAAGGATTACTTTACAGGATATAGCTGATGAACTGGGCGTTTCAAGAAATACTGTATCAAAAGCAATAAATAATACAGGTATTCTTTCTGAATCCACTAAAAAGAAGGTCCTTGCAAAAGCTATAGAAATGGGGTATAAGCAATTCTCCTATGTGGATTTTGATAATGTAAGCAATCAACTCCAGATAAATAATGAAAAAACTGAGATAGCTTTACTTACTACATGGTTTTTAAACGGTTCTCATTTTTCAGCACCCATGCTTGATAAGTTTCAGTTAGAGATCTCTAAATTCGGATACTCTATGAGTATGCATATTGTGCGTGATGAAGATATAAAAAATCTTACATTGCCGGCTTCTCTTCACAATGACAGATTGGCAGGCATTATGTGTATTGAAGTTTTTGACTATGAATATGCTTCCATGCTTTCCACTTTAGATATACCGGTACTTTTTTTAGATTCTCCTATAGATGCACATAAAGAACCTCTAGGTGTAGACAAGCTTTTAATGGAAAATTCTTCACCTATTATTTCTTTTATATCAAGAGAAGTGCAAAAAGGCATTTCTCGTATAGGCTATGTCGGAGAATATTTACATTGTCAATCATTTTTTGAAAGATATATGGCATATCGCACCGGTATGAATCTACATAAGCTGCAAATCAATGAGAACTGGTGTCTTACCGGAAACAAACCCGGAAAGTTGCATCCTGACACAAATGACTATCAATCTTACTTACAGGAAGAGCTGGAAAAACTTTCTGTACTGCCTGAGGTATTTATCTGTGCTAACGACTTTGTCGCATCTGATTTGATCAATGTTTTAAATAAAATGAATATCAAAGTTCCTAAAGAGATTAAGGTCCTTGGATTTGATGATGCTCCGGAAGCACGCATCATATCTCCAAATCTGTCCAGTGTGCATATACATAGTCAGATTTTAGGATTTTCAGCAACCCAACTGCTGCTATCAAGAATAAAGGATCCTGATATGAACTTCAGAACCATGCATTGTGAAACAAACCTCGTTCTTCGTGAATCGACAGGAGATTAA
- a CDS encoding YesL family protein, with amino-acid sequence MKNLFNPDNPIMNFIGKLLDCFFLNILWVITSIPIITAGAATTALYYCTIKLAKDEPMALFTDYFHSFKLNFIPATKLTVILLIIGGVLGTDAYIFLHIKMPVLLWCIGMGLLALFTIFYTIVLLYVFVLLSHFDNSVKNMICNAFVVGIRFIFCTIIIASIHFIVFFITIKLFFPLLFLGMGFIAFLSSYFLKNIIFYIEESQNKRGRVNE; translated from the coding sequence ATGAAAAATTTATTTAACCCTGACAATCCTATAATGAACTTTATAGGTAAGCTGCTTGACTGTTTTTTTCTAAATATCTTATGGGTAATAACTTCTATTCCTATTATAACAGCAGGTGCAGCCACCACTGCTCTTTACTACTGTACAATTAAGCTGGCAAAAGATGAGCCTATGGCTTTGTTTACAGACTATTTTCATTCTTTTAAGCTAAACTTTATACCTGCCACCAAGTTGACAGTTATTCTTCTTATAATTGGCGGTGTACTCGGCACAGATGCCTATATTTTTTTGCATATTAAAATGCCGGTGCTTCTATGGTGTATAGGCATGGGACTTTTAGCTTTGTTTACTATTTTTTATACAATTGTTTTGCTCTATGTGTTTGTACTTCTGTCTCATTTTGATAACAGTGTCAAGAATATGATTTGTAATGCCTTTGTAGTAGGTATACGCTTCATATTTTGTACTATTATAATTGCATCCATACACTTTATAGTATTTTTTATTACTATAAAACTGTTTTTTCCTCTTCTATTTTTAGGTATGGGCTTCATTGCTTTTTTAAGTTCATATTTTTTAAAAAATATAATTTTTTATATTGAAGAGAGCCAAAATAAAAGGGGAAGGGTAAATGAATAA
- a CDS encoding MetQ/NlpA family ABC transporter substrate-binding protein, which yields MRKLSKLLAVGAILALGLTACGSSQKADTNTATGDNASGTAGESTKAEGSTTIKLGVVGENNEQWTPVIEAMAKDGITLELVKFADYSLPNRALNDGEIDLNAFQHKAYLANDIKDNGYKIEAIGDTIIAPLGVYSKKITDLSELKDGDTIAIPSDATNGGRALKVLESAGVIKVNPEAGYTPTLSDITENPKNIKFTEVEAANTPSLLPDVAAAVINGGHAVDNGLNPEKDSIYLEKTEDGADNPYVNIIVARIEDKDNENYQKVVKAFQSDDVKKVIEDTYKGAYIPAWK from the coding sequence ATGAGAAAATTAAGTAAATTATTGGCAGTAGGTGCAATACTTGCATTGGGACTTACTGCATGTGGTTCAAGCCAGAAGGCAGATACAAATACTGCGACAGGAGATAATGCAAGCGGTACTGCAGGAGAAAGCACAAAGGCTGAGGGTTCTACAACTATCAAGCTTGGTGTTGTAGGAGAAAATAACGAGCAATGGACTCCGGTAATAGAGGCAATGGCTAAGGATGGTATTACATTGGAGCTTGTAAAGTTTGCAGATTATTCACTGCCAAATAGAGCTTTGAATGATGGAGAGATAGACTTGAACGCTTTCCAGCATAAGGCATATCTTGCAAATGATATTAAGGACAATGGATATAAGATTGAAGCTATAGGCGATACCATAATAGCTCCTCTTGGTGTATATTCAAAGAAAATCACTGACCTTTCAGAATTAAAAGATGGAGATACTATAGCTATACCAAGTGATGCGACAAATGGTGGTAGAGCATTGAAAGTGCTTGAGAGTGCAGGAGTTATTAAAGTAAATCCTGAGGCAGGATATACACCTACTCTGAGTGATATTACTGAGAATCCGAAGAATATCAAGTTCACAGAAGTAGAAGCTGCAAATACACCAAGTCTTTTACCTGATGTGGCAGCTGCAGTGATTAATGGAGGACATGCTGTAGACAATGGACTTAATCCTGAGAAAGATTCTATTTACCTTGAAAAGACTGAGGATGGTGCAGATAATCCTTATGTAAATATTATTGTTGCAAGAATTGAAGATAAGGATAATGAGAATTATCAAAAGGTAGTAAAAGCATTCCAGAGTGATGATGTAAAGAAAGTCATAGAAGATACCTACAAAGGTGCTTATATACCAGCTTGGAAGTAA
- a CDS encoding methionine ABC transporter permease, which translates to MKEFLHILLPNISAKPDELIDATLQTLNMMVLSGAISLFFGLIFGVIMVVTQPKGILRNIFVYNILDKLINVFRSIPFVILLAALIPFTRMVVGTAIGTKGAILPLVFGTVPFFTRQIESALYEVDNGLIEAAQSMGSSPIEIIFRVYLRESLPGIIRGVQITFISLLGLTAMAGAIGGGGLGDFAIRYGHQRNQTDVTYVTVIIILMMVSLIQGFGNRAIKKSTH; encoded by the coding sequence ATGAAAGAATTTCTACACATTCTCTTACCAAACATATCGGCTAAACCTGATGAGCTTATAGATGCGACTTTACAAACTCTGAATATGATGGTATTATCAGGTGCGATTTCACTTTTTTTCGGACTTATATTTGGAGTCATAATGGTGGTTACCCAACCAAAGGGTATACTTAGGAATATTTTTGTCTACAATATACTTGATAAGTTAATAAATGTATTTAGATCTATCCCTTTTGTAATATTGCTTGCAGCACTTATACCGTTTACAAGAATGGTGGTAGGAACTGCAATAGGTACTAAAGGAGCGATACTTCCACTGGTATTTGGCACAGTACCTTTCTTTACAAGGCAGATTGAAAGTGCACTATATGAAGTGGACAATGGGCTGATAGAGGCTGCACAGAGTATGGGTTCATCACCTATAGAGATAATATTCAGAGTGTATCTTAGAGAAAGCTTGCCTGGTATTATCAGAGGTGTACAGATTACATTTATTTCACTTTTGGGCCTCACAGCAATGGCGGGAGCTATAGGTGGTGGAGGTCTTGGGGACTTTGCTATAAGATACGGACATCAAAGAAATCAAACAGATGTAACCTATGTAACAGTAATCATTATACTTATGATGGTAAGCTTGATACAGGGATTTGGAAACAGAGCTATAAAGAAAAGTACACATTAA